A region of uncultured Carboxylicivirga sp. DNA encodes the following proteins:
- a CDS encoding bifunctional nuclease family protein, producing the protein MSNKKVKLNILGLSYSQTQSGAYALVLAEEDGDRRIPIIIGGVEAQSIAIKLEGLEPPRPLTHDLFLNFSKSFEIEILEVVIYKLEEGIFYSELICQRGEEQLHIDSRTSDAVALALRFECPIYTYESIIEKAGIVLDFDSKEEQPVKKTSTTKPVSAEKYKEKSIEELKRLLQEAIEGEDYERASDIRDEINSREEE; encoded by the coding sequence ATGAGTAATAAAAAGGTTAAACTCAATATTTTAGGATTATCTTACAGTCAAACTCAATCGGGAGCCTATGCGTTAGTGTTGGCAGAGGAAGATGGGGACAGAAGAATTCCTATAATAATTGGGGGTGTAGAAGCGCAATCAATAGCAATTAAATTAGAAGGCCTCGAGCCGCCTCGTCCATTGACACATGATTTATTTTTAAATTTTTCAAAATCGTTCGAAATAGAAATACTTGAGGTTGTAATTTATAAATTGGAAGAAGGTATTTTTTATTCTGAATTAATTTGTCAAAGAGGAGAAGAACAGTTGCATATTGATTCACGAACTTCGGATGCTGTTGCCTTGGCTCTTCGTTTTGAGTGCCCGATTTATACTTACGAGAGCATAATTGAAAAAGCAGGTATCGTACTTGATTTTGATAGTAAAGAAGAACAACCTGTAAAAAAGACCTCTACTACAAAGCCTGTTTCAGCTGAAAAATACAAAGAGAAAAGTATTGAAGAGCTAAAGCGACTATTGCAGGAAGCCATTGAAGGGGAGGACTATGAAAGGGCCTCTGATATAAGGGATGAAATTAATTCCCGTGAAGAAGAATAG